A window from Peromyscus eremicus chromosome 5, PerEre_H2_v1, whole genome shotgun sequence encodes these proteins:
- the Pabpn1l gene encoding embryonic polyadenylate-binding protein 2 — protein sequence MWPFLSNDLFPPPTEAWLQKVSSDPEAQGWGAWGRAEKTPLGPGAERRVESEEEAEENGDAGFLLSMLKQENLAKSPVYNQELEAIKLKLWAMEHAETRLEPSYVQRRVTEEEGAEVRQLLSPETIGYFFPGTPKEKVEADHRSVYVGNVDYGGSAAELEAYFSPCGEIHRVTILCDKFSGHPKGYAYIEFASQSSVQAAVDLDESTFRGRIIKVLPKRTNFPGISSTDRGGLRTHLGSRAQPFLHSSLHRRSRFRPHGQSRGRGRVSPWFSPY from the exons ATGTGGCCCTTCCTGAGCAATGATCTCTTCCCGCCCCCTACTGAAGCCTGGCTCCAGAAGGTCTCCTCAGATCCTGAGGCCCAAGGTTGGGGGGCCTGGGGCAGGGCTGAAAAGACCCCTTTGGGGCCAGGAGCTGAGAGGAGAGTGGAGAGTGAGGAGGAAGCTGAGGAAAATGGAGACGCAGGCTTCCTGCTGTCCATGCTGAAGCAAGAAAACCTGGCCAAGTCTCCAGTATACAACCAG GAGTTGGAGGCCATCAAGCTGAAGCTGTGGGCCATGGAGCATGCTGAGACCCGACTGGAGCCATCCTATGTGCAAAGAAGGGTCACAGAGGAAGAGGGGGCTGAGGTCAGACAGCTGCTGAGCCCTGAGACCATAG GCTACTTCTTCCCTGGGACCCCCAAGGAAAAGGTGGAGGCTGACCACAGATCTGTCTATGTGGGCAAC GTGGATTATGGAGGCTCGGCTGCTGAGCTGGAGGCCTACTTCAGCCCCTGTGGGGAGATTCACCGGGTCACCATCCTGTGCGACAAGTTCTCTGGACACCCAAAGGG ctatgCCTATATCGAGTTCGCTTCCCAGAGCTCTGTCCAGGCTGCTGTGGATCTGGATGAGAGCACCTTCCGAGGGCGGATCATCAAG GTACTTCCCAAAAGGACGAACTTCCCAGGAATCAGCTCCACAGATCGTGGTGGGCTGCGGACACACTTGGGCAGCAGGGCTCAGCCCTTCCTGCACAGCAGCCTCCATCGAAGATCTCGGTTCCGACCCCATGGACAAAGCCG gGGCCGTGGACGCGTCTCACCATGGTTCTCACCATATTGA